One window of the Vigna radiata var. radiata cultivar VC1973A chromosome 1, Vradiata_ver6, whole genome shotgun sequence genome contains the following:
- the LOC106772662 gene encoding mannan endo-1,4-beta-mannosidase 2, whose protein sequence is MVFGNSLFYPILGFASFVVFVYMSFGGIRFSFLEEGPELSFVERNGTQFVLDGKAFYVNGWNSYWLMVQSVDVYSRSKVREMMKTGAKMGLTVCRTWAFNDGDYNALQTSPGHFDEQAFQALDYVIAEARQHGIRLLLSLVNNLQAYGGKSQYVKWAWQEGVGLSSSNDSFFFDPSIRTYFKNYIKTVLTRKNSINGIEYRNDPTIFGWELINEPRCMSDPSGDTLQGWIDEMSSFVKLIDKNHLLTVGLEGFYSPNDPKSSTVNPELWASRLGSDFIRNSKISNIDFASVHIYPDHWFHEQIFEDQLKFVSKWMLSHIEDGDKVLKKPVLFSEFGLSEENQNFSVSDREKMHRAVLDIIYKSAKRNRSGAGALVWQFLVSGMKEFSDEYGMVPWESSSTSSVFVEQSCRLANAKGWTQLDVSFKEHC, encoded by the exons ATGGTGTTTGGGAATAGCCTGTTTTATCCCATTCTGGGTTTTGCATCGTTTGTGGTTTTTGTTTATATGTCTTTTGGGGGCATAAGGTTCAGCTTTTTGGAAGAAGGGCCAGAATTGAGCTTTGTGGAGAGAAACGGGACGCAATTTGTGTTGGATGGAAAAGCGTTTTACGTAAACGGGTGGAACTCTTACTGGTTAATGGTTCAGTCGGTGGATGTTTATTCGAGATCCAAGGTTCGAGAAATGATGAAAACCGGTGCTAAGATGGGTCTCACTGTGTGTCGAACTTGGGCATTCAACGACGGAGACTACAATGCCCTTCAAACTTCCCCTGGTCATTTTGATGAACAAGCTTTTCAG GCCTTGGATTATGTGATAGCAGAAGCAAGGCAACATGGAATTAGGCTCCTTCTTAGCTTAGTGAATAATTTGCAAGCATATGGTGGGAAGAGTCAGTATGTGAAATGGGCATGGCAAGAAGGGGTAGGCTTAAGCTCCTCCAACGATTCTTTCTTCTTTGATCCTTCTATCAGAACTTATTTCAAGAACTACATCAAG ACTGTCTTGACAAGGAAGAATAGTATTAACGGCATTGAGTATAGAAATGACCCCACCATTTTTGGTTGGGAATTGATTAATGAACCTCGTTGCATGTCTGATCCTTCTGGTGACACTCTACAA GGATGGATAGACGAAATGTCAAGTTTTGTCAAATTGATAGACAAGAACCATCTGTTGACTGTGGGTCTGGAAGGATTTTATAGTCCAAATGATCCAAAAAGTTCAACTGTCAATCCTGAGCTTTGGGCATCTAGACTTGGGTCTGATTTTATTCGGAACtccaaaatatcaaatattgaTTTCGCCTCTGTTCATATCTATCCTGATCATTG GTTTCATGAGCAAATATTCGAGGACCAACTTAAATTTGTTTCGAAGTGGATGCTTTCCCACATTGAAGATGGTGACAAAGTTTTGAAGAAGCCCGTCTTATTCTCTGAATTTGGATTATCAGAAGAAAATCAGAACTTTTCGGTGTCAGACAGGGAAAAAATGCACAGAGCTGTTCTAGACATAATTTATAAGTCTGCCAAGAGAAACAGATCTGGAGCGGGGGCTTTGGTTTGGCAATTCCTGGTCAGTGGTATGAAGGAATTTTCTGATGAATATGGGATGGTGCCATGGGAAAGTTCATCTACTTCTTCTGTATTTGTTGAACAGTCTTGCAGATTGGCCAATGCAAAGGGATGGACCCAACTGGATGTAAGTTTCAAAGAACATTGTTAA
- the LOC106772671 gene encoding uncharacterized protein LOC106772671, with protein MVVSLGPGKFYGTSLPRPRIYTDVKFNDHRVDPPVPVTDPLMSWAEEAHWSMGGLSFKRLRLQGKIEGNVQRLRSQREKAQAQSPTPAHFVPGPSERSSSPSPPPAPVVTKRRRYMDLIVDEEEEEEPEEVEPPRTRVRKSRLVKKLGDDFDRVAQENDETDTMPLKTLTRTRRLVKSTEKRTVVETAQKSKPNGKKSTSETESPRVRISPRLAKRLSY; from the coding sequence ATGGTTGTTTCTCTCGGCCCCGGCAAGTTCTACGGCACCAGCCTACCCCGTCCTCGCATCTACACCGACGTCAAGTTCAACGACCACCGCGTCGACCCCCCGGTCCCCGTCACCGATCCACTCATGTCTTGGGCCGAAGAGGCCCACTGGTCCATGGGCGGCCTTAGCTTCAAGCGCCTACGCCTCCAGGGCAAAATCGAAGGCAACGTCCAAAGACTCCGCTCCCAGCGAGAGAAGGCCCAGGCCCAAAGTCCAACCCCGGCCCATTTCGTCCCCGGCCCATCGGAAAGATCTTCCTCGCCTTCCCCTCCACCGGCCCCGGTGGTGACCAAACGCCGAAGGTATATGGATCTCATCGTAgacgaagaggaagaagaagaaccagAAGAGGTTGAGCCTCCCCGAACTCGTGTTCGGAAGAGCCGCTTAGTCAAGAAGCTCGGCGATGATTTCGATAGGGTTGCTCAGGAGAACGACGAAACCGATACGATGCCATTGAAGACTCTGACTCGAACTCGGAGATTGGTCAAGAgcactgaaaagagaacagtGGTTGAAACGGCGCAGAAATCAAAACCTAATGGAAAGAAGAGCACCAGTGAAACTGAGAGCCCTAGGGTTAGAATTTCACCAAGATTGGCTAAGCGTCTATCATATTAG